In Streptomyces dengpaensis, the following proteins share a genomic window:
- a CDS encoding conjugal transfer protein TraB yields the protein MSSDLAPRASGAAPAPADGDNRYKAVQAKLDKLGKAMDDATLDLESLRRSMQANATRTEGVARDIANADLDVKFVELTNNVSLALGGAAIQVRRLHDTAQETADLTYETKRTHSKLYGALDDIRSNRREKTPKPAFFNR from the coding sequence ATGAGCAGCGATCTCGCACCCCGCGCCAGCGGCGCGGCGCCCGCACCGGCCGACGGCGACAACCGCTACAAGGCCGTCCAGGCCAAGCTGGACAAGCTAGGCAAGGCCATGGACGACGCCACCCTCGACCTCGAGTCGCTGCGGCGCAGCATGCAGGCCAACGCCACCCGCACCGAGGGCGTCGCCCGCGACATCGCCAACGCCGACCTGGACGTGAAGTTCGTGGAGCTGACCAACAACGTTTCGCTCGCCTTGGGTGGTGCCGCGATCCAGGTCCGCAGGCTCCACGACACCGCCCAGGAGACCGCCGACCTCACCTACGAGACCAAGCGCACCCACTCCAAGCTGTACGGCGCGCTGGACGACATCCGCTCCAACCGGCGCGAGAAGACCCCCAAGCCGGCCTTCTTCAACCGCTGA
- a CDS encoding ATP/GTP-binding protein, with product MSDVDDPNGILVRGPWRGDSSYVPPPMPDYADTIPPPEDIPPAPPESPEETTMELPTIPAAPDPAAALRSDGITPPEAGEEEGEYEEGEYVQPRSLADRLGDWLEFRLEMARANHESESPFREAEIARKAALLEGRTAQEVAMMEQNGKLHTAMMKAKGDKAAARSKADADRMKSSGSGLGADKGRSKAGGGGGGGPSRGGGGSGPSRNNSGSGSKGPASRGSNSGGSAGRSGSGSTGGGKGGTKGSQAGSGGRAAGSGRNGASGGSKGSQTGSGSSRGDGGRGQNGPASGARAERARGRQERAGVRQAGRQERRSAGHTAGVADRTKDRDQARANRQKEWEDRRAKKAERGEARKAKREAAASADPGRTTLGAALTEEAQRRFDKRRADAKDAKDAKDGTEKVSLTKDKDSKGKGTDDGKGTDGGTDGKAAKDGSDGASSAAKDGKAGDEPGKDSTAGDGASGDAKKRRRFWRRRTGGTGRAGRRGRTRRTGRTGRAGRGRTGRAGRRGRPADSPFGEEDSTPTWEWTDRPTRPPRTDAKGEDDIVDADIVPDKPAAMTTGTKGLPPAPEPHTKRPGTSRPTSEGSSVSSAEVSRPSGQGTLAAQHRTDITFDEYLMEMANIAIQAGIDKERAESLAEALGKVADALREMAADLVGDHNISTAVTDLITDLADAAGRMKQQAERCAIECGIANEAAMLAAAMVARVYGQDMDAKDDAGLKFASAAAHHD from the coding sequence GTGTCCGACGTGGACGACCCGAACGGGATCCTGGTCCGCGGCCCCTGGCGCGGTGATTCCTCGTACGTGCCACCGCCGATGCCGGATTACGCCGACACCATTCCGCCGCCGGAGGACATTCCCCCCGCGCCGCCGGAGTCGCCGGAAGAAACGACGATGGAACTGCCGACGATTCCGGCAGCTCCGGACCCGGCGGCGGCGCTGCGCTCGGACGGAATTACCCCGCCGGAAGCCGGAGAAGAGGAAGGCGAATACGAGGAAGGCGAATATGTCCAGCCTCGTTCCCTTGCTGACCGTCTCGGTGACTGGCTGGAATTCCGGCTGGAAATGGCGCGGGCCAATCATGAAAGCGAATCGCCTTTCCGTGAGGCTGAAATAGCGCGGAAGGCTGCGCTGCTGGAGGGCCGCACCGCGCAGGAAGTCGCGATGATGGAGCAGAACGGAAAGCTCCACACCGCGATGATGAAAGCGAAGGGCGACAAGGCGGCGGCGCGGTCAAAGGCCGACGCCGACCGCATGAAGTCGTCCGGCTCCGGCCTGGGGGCGGACAAGGGCCGCTCGAAGGCCGGCGGTGGCGGTGGCGGCGGGCCCTCGCGCGGCGGGGGCGGCAGCGGTCCGTCCCGCAACAACTCCGGTTCCGGCTCGAAGGGGCCCGCCTCTCGTGGGTCCAACTCCGGCGGCAGCGCCGGGCGTTCGGGATCCGGGTCGACCGGGGGCGGCAAGGGCGGCACGAAGGGCTCTCAGGCGGGCTCTGGCGGCCGCGCAGCCGGTTCCGGGCGCAACGGGGCATCCGGGGGCTCGAAAGGCTCCCAGACGGGCTCTGGCAGCTCAAGGGGCGACGGCGGCCGGGGCCAGAACGGCCCGGCCTCCGGCGCCCGCGCTGAGCGCGCCCGCGGCCGTCAGGAGCGCGCCGGGGTCCGGCAGGCCGGGCGGCAGGAGCGGCGCAGCGCCGGGCACACCGCCGGCGTCGCCGACCGGACCAAGGACCGCGACCAGGCCCGCGCCAACCGGCAGAAGGAATGGGAGGACCGCCGGGCCAAGAAAGCGGAGCGGGGGGAGGCGCGGAAGGCGAAGCGGGAAGCCGCGGCGTCGGCCGACCCCGGCCGCACCACCCTCGGTGCGGCCCTCACGGAGGAAGCCCAGCGCCGCTTCGACAAACGCCGCGCCGACGCGAAGGACGCGAAGGACGCCAAGGACGGCACCGAGAAGGTGAGCCTGACCAAGGACAAGGACTCCAAGGGCAAGGGCACCGACGACGGCAAGGGCACCGACGGCGGCACCGACGGGAAGGCCGCCAAGGACGGCTCTGACGGGGCCTCCAGCGCCGCTAAGGACGGCAAGGCGGGCGATGAGCCGGGTAAGGACTCCACTGCCGGTGACGGGGCGTCTGGCGATGCGAAGAAGCGTCGTCGGTTCTGGCGCCGGCGCACCGGCGGCACGGGCAGGGCCGGACGGCGTGGACGTACTCGCCGTACCGGCCGGACCGGGCGGGCGGGGCGTGGTCGTACGGGTCGCGCCGGTCGGCGTGGCCGTCCGGCGGACAGCCCGTTCGGCGAGGAGGACTCCACCCCGACGTGGGAGTGGACCGACCGGCCCACCCGCCCGCCGCGCACCGACGCCAAGGGTGAGGACGACATCGTCGACGCGGACATCGTCCCCGACAAGCCCGCGGCCATGACGACCGGCACCAAGGGCCTGCCGCCCGCCCCCGAGCCGCACACGAAGCGGCCCGGCACCAGCCGACCGACCAGCGAAGGGAGCAGCGTGAGCAGCGCGGAGGTCAGCAGGCCGTCCGGGCAGGGCACCTTGGCTGCCCAGCACCGCACGGACATCACGTTCGACGAGTACCTGATGGAGATGGCGAACATCGCCATCCAGGCCGGCATCGACAAGGAACGGGCCGAATCCCTCGCGGAGGCGCTCGGCAAGGTCGCCGACGCCCTGCGGGAGATGGCCGCCGACCTGGTCGGCGACCACAACATCTCCACCGCCGTCACCGACCTGATCACGGACCTCGCCGACGCCGCGGGGCGCATGAAGCAGCAGGCCGAACGCTGCGCGATCGAGTGCGGCATCGCCAACGAGGCCGCCATGCTCGCGGCCGCCATGGTCGCTCGCGTGTACGGCCAGGACATGGACGCCAAGGATGACGCGGGCCTGAAGTTCGCGTCGGCCGCCGCCCACCACGACTAG
- a CDS encoding DUF2637 domain-containing protein — protein MAPKTATRRRRQAAPAAKPRANGRAKAPTPPASIPAQATAPENTAPVVYPEADPVLADAVDRAADLRDLAADDAARILADGQERADELMEGARTEAASFTEAVNAEQAQIIADAMKEADRVRTEAAATAVADADQRRADAEATAEQLLADARRKADTVTTTAAGEADQVLADAKAAVEQLLADAHRQAQEVTTTAAAQAEQVQTEAAQAAAKALADAETARTELLAGAERTAAETRTRATTDAEHVLERARGEADRMRESADDQAVQVRAGAEKVAAGLRQDADRALADARSTAEELRAAADKDVARLREQAEADAKTAREAAAKATADQAAAAQARAEADRVMEAATQRTVQRARRREIRTESRAARRKARNDARPAGAVPPLTGWELVGVVAIVLAAAAVSTIGLLSSYTALETKAAGWGWEWPWLLPVGIDVSIPAFTGANLVLIRMGMELRWIRWVPRALTAVTVYLNWHASDSMSGRLGHAALTLLWVVFSEIASHVYATRIGAVTGKKRMETVRRSRWILAPIPTARLRRRMILWEITSYQEALTRLQEQTYLRAQLKEEHGWLWRWKAPLDQRMALKLDTAPAALADTLTPEDAHTTERVEETEHAHPDVSALTSREVRGERERPALTSGAHEGERATEETDAQRAEDARTRSETEALTERRHARIRLLYTELGRRPEWTEIRDALTDAGLSDKPVSRPTAQRLRAQVEEAAPGA, from the coding sequence GTGGCACCCAAGACCGCCACCCGCCGCAGGCGCCAGGCCGCCCCGGCCGCGAAGCCCCGCGCCAACGGGCGCGCCAAGGCTCCGACGCCGCCGGCCTCCATCCCCGCCCAGGCCACCGCACCCGAGAACACCGCTCCGGTGGTGTACCCGGAGGCCGACCCGGTCCTGGCCGACGCCGTCGACCGCGCCGCCGACCTCCGGGACCTGGCCGCCGACGACGCAGCCCGCATCCTCGCCGACGGCCAGGAGCGCGCCGACGAACTGATGGAAGGCGCCCGTACGGAGGCCGCCTCATTCACCGAGGCGGTCAACGCTGAGCAGGCGCAGATCATCGCTGACGCGATGAAGGAAGCCGACAGGGTCCGCACGGAGGCCGCCGCCACGGCGGTCGCCGACGCCGACCAGCGTCGGGCCGACGCCGAAGCGACGGCGGAGCAGCTGCTCGCCGACGCGCGCCGCAAGGCCGACACCGTCACGACGACGGCGGCCGGTGAGGCCGACCAGGTCCTCGCCGACGCCAAGGCGGCTGTCGAGCAGCTGCTCGCCGACGCGCACCGCCAGGCGCAGGAGGTCACCACCACGGCGGCCGCCCAGGCGGAGCAGGTCCAGACCGAGGCCGCGCAGGCCGCCGCGAAGGCCCTCGCCGACGCGGAGACCGCGCGTACCGAGCTGCTGGCCGGTGCGGAGCGCACCGCGGCGGAGACCCGCACCCGGGCCACCACCGACGCCGAACATGTGCTGGAACGGGCGCGGGGCGAGGCCGACCGGATGCGCGAGAGCGCTGACGACCAGGCCGTGCAGGTGCGGGCCGGAGCCGAGAAGGTGGCCGCCGGCCTTCGCCAGGACGCCGACCGCGCCCTGGCCGACGCCCGGTCCACCGCTGAGGAACTGCGGGCCGCCGCCGACAAGGACGTCGCCCGGCTGCGCGAACAGGCCGAAGCCGATGCGAAGACGGCCCGGGAGGCAGCGGCGAAGGCCACGGCCGACCAGGCCGCCGCCGCCCAGGCCCGAGCCGAAGCGGACCGGGTCATGGAGGCAGCGACGCAGCGCACCGTGCAGCGGGCCCGTCGCCGGGAGATCCGGACCGAGTCGCGCGCCGCACGGCGCAAGGCACGCAACGACGCCCGGCCCGCCGGCGCCGTGCCGCCGCTGACCGGGTGGGAGCTGGTGGGAGTCGTCGCGATCGTGCTGGCCGCCGCAGCCGTCTCCACCATCGGTCTGCTCTCCTCCTACACCGCGCTGGAGACCAAGGCGGCCGGGTGGGGCTGGGAGTGGCCGTGGCTGCTGCCGGTCGGCATCGACGTCTCCATCCCCGCCTTCACCGGCGCCAACCTGGTCCTGATCCGCATGGGCATGGAGCTGCGCTGGATCCGGTGGGTACCCAGGGCGCTGACGGCCGTGACCGTCTACCTGAACTGGCACGCCTCCGACAGCATGTCGGGGCGCCTCGGGCACGCCGCCCTCACACTGCTGTGGGTGGTGTTCTCGGAGATCGCCTCCCACGTGTACGCCACGCGGATCGGCGCGGTCACCGGCAAGAAGCGGATGGAGACGGTGCGCCGCTCCCGCTGGATCCTCGCCCCAATCCCCACCGCCCGCCTTCGCCGCCGGATGATCCTGTGGGAGATCACCTCCTACCAGGAGGCGCTCACCCGCCTCCAGGAGCAGACGTACCTGCGAGCGCAGCTCAAGGAAGAGCACGGTTGGCTGTGGCGCTGGAAGGCTCCGCTGGACCAGCGGATGGCGCTCAAGCTCGACACGGCGCCCGCCGCGCTCGCCGACACGCTCACCCCCGAGGACGCTCACACCACCGAGCGCGTGGAGGAAACCGAGCACGCTCACCCCGACGTGAGCGCGCTCACCTCCAGGGAGGTTCGCGGTGAGCGTGAGCGCCCGGCGCTCACCTCTGGCGCTCACGAGGGTGAGCGCGCCACAGAGGAGACGGACGCTCAGCGAGCGGAGGACGCTCGTACGCGCAGCGAGACGGAGGCGCTTACCGAGCGTCGCCACGCTCGTATCCGTCTGCTCTACACCGAGCTCGGGCGCCGTCCCGAGTGGACGGAGATCCGCGACGCGCTCACCGACGCGGGCCTGTCCGACAAGCCGGTCTCCCGCCCGACCGCTCAGCGCCTGCGCGCTCAGGTCGAAGAGGCCGCCCCGGGCGCGTAG
- a CDS encoding chromosome segregation protein ParM, translating to MTTPRSVTLERLAYTLAAPVLAVAPNVYPESPVNQVVQLAGAAGIGAWFLAAKSDEHGAGRKILRWSPLVLAAAVDVAAKTTTGWGPYWMDGLLAAGWAAAGYLVMPFSRHTRRRHRPALAAPAPQLQVAEAAEPSLVVPDDGADLLTREVRMMWENAGMPGRTHVVKATRHPGMRHDMTILLRASETGRPITGLTEAAVAAPFAVPSSDVVLAEVAIQPGRQGGPGWMEARITPDANQRRRTKPTPQERWTDKVGGPKGGAPGSELVHKTRDDERGVTFYRAKMADSTDTPRIDLAKVCRALNLPEDDSCVFVLIDGNEFLISAFDTPPLSAIFPATRELLTPDAKGMYVCGFTITGQPVKTMVYQHDKNAAAHGLTLGVSRSGKTQYFAINMAAQSLDGQVVWLSTVRKDEKTTVLGKYIDRQGSNALWMARQVRAAKALCEIRAEMPWPHDGQPHDYKPGDTRCPYRQLNVYADEFMTAAQDGDFGEFIQKDGEDLTVTGLKYGIGFNPAGQSPFAHNGFSTEMKDNLRQNSRPVIFNMGSPGATRKAAEGTMENAYDVPTIPARYSRQEGSAIERAIKGEADPENGVSTGGVAVIVLDNGRAVLMRSLYADFDTDLSNLFPDEVNRLTDYEISELEKRGLWFDWNEPVRPGEFWPEPDEDDGDGDGRSRRRGGGGGKGGGGKRGSGSGGRSEKVTSARQALEAIKSLTDA from the coding sequence GTGACCACGCCGCGCAGTGTCACGCTCGAACGCCTCGCCTACACCCTCGCCGCGCCTGTGCTGGCCGTGGCCCCCAACGTCTATCCCGAAAGCCCCGTCAACCAGGTCGTCCAGCTGGCCGGAGCCGCCGGGATCGGCGCCTGGTTCCTGGCCGCCAAGAGCGATGAGCACGGCGCCGGACGCAAGATCCTGCGCTGGTCCCCGCTGGTCCTGGCCGCCGCCGTCGACGTCGCCGCCAAGACCACCACCGGCTGGGGCCCGTACTGGATGGACGGACTGCTCGCCGCCGGATGGGCGGCGGCCGGCTACCTGGTGATGCCGTTCTCCCGGCACACCCGCCGCCGTCACCGTCCCGCCCTCGCCGCCCCGGCCCCGCAGCTGCAGGTAGCCGAAGCCGCGGAGCCGTCCCTGGTCGTGCCGGACGACGGCGCAGACCTGCTCACCCGCGAGGTGCGGATGATGTGGGAGAACGCCGGGATGCCCGGCCGTACGCACGTCGTCAAGGCCACCCGGCACCCCGGTATGCGGCACGACATGACGATCCTGCTGCGCGCCTCGGAGACCGGACGGCCGATCACCGGTCTTACGGAGGCCGCGGTCGCCGCCCCGTTTGCTGTGCCTTCCAGCGACGTCGTCCTGGCGGAGGTCGCGATCCAGCCCGGCCGCCAGGGCGGACCGGGCTGGATGGAGGCCCGCATCACCCCCGACGCCAACCAGCGCCGCCGCACCAAGCCGACCCCGCAGGAGCGCTGGACGGACAAGGTCGGCGGGCCCAAGGGCGGCGCCCCCGGCTCCGAGCTGGTCCACAAGACCCGCGACGACGAACGCGGGGTGACCTTCTACCGGGCGAAGATGGCCGACTCCACCGACACCCCGCGCATCGACCTGGCCAAGGTCTGCCGCGCGCTGAACCTGCCCGAGGACGACTCCTGCGTGTTCGTCCTCATCGACGGCAACGAGTTCCTGATCAGCGCGTTCGACACCCCACCGCTCAGCGCGATCTTCCCCGCCACCCGCGAGCTGCTCACCCCCGACGCCAAGGGCATGTACGTGTGCGGGTTCACCATCACCGGCCAGCCGGTGAAGACCATGGTGTACCAGCACGACAAGAACGCCGCAGCCCACGGCCTCACCCTCGGGGTGTCCCGCTCCGGCAAGACGCAGTACTTCGCGATCAACATGGCCGCCCAGTCCCTGGACGGCCAGGTGGTGTGGCTGTCCACCGTCCGCAAGGACGAAAAGACCACCGTGCTCGGGAAGTACATCGACCGGCAGGGCTCGAACGCGCTGTGGATGGCACGCCAGGTGCGCGCGGCGAAGGCGCTGTGCGAGATCAGGGCGGAGATGCCCTGGCCGCACGACGGCCAGCCGCACGACTACAAGCCGGGCGATACGCGCTGCCCCTACCGGCAGCTGAACGTGTACGCGGATGAGTTCATGACTGCGGCGCAGGACGGGGACTTCGGCGAGTTCATCCAGAAGGACGGTGAGGACCTCACGGTCACCGGGCTGAAGTACGGCATCGGCTTCAACCCGGCGGGCCAGTCGCCGTTCGCGCACAACGGGTTCTCCACGGAGATGAAGGACAACCTGCGGCAGAACAGCAGGCCCGTGATCTTCAACATGGGTTCGCCCGGCGCCACCCGCAAGGCCGCGGAGGGCACCATGGAGAACGCCTACGACGTGCCGACCATCCCGGCCCGCTACTCCCGCCAGGAAGGCTCCGCGATCGAGCGGGCAATCAAGGGCGAGGCCGACCCGGAGAACGGCGTCAGCACGGGCGGCGTCGCCGTCATCGTCCTCGACAACGGCCGCGCCGTGCTCATGCGGTCGCTGTACGCGGACTTCGACACCGACCTGTCCAACCTGTTCCCCGACGAGGTCAACCGGCTCACCGACTACGAGATCAGCGAGCTGGAGAAGCGCGGCCTGTGGTTCGACTGGAACGAGCCCGTGCGGCCCGGCGAGTTCTGGCCCGAGCCCGACGAGGACGACGGCGACGGCGACGGCCGCTCCCGCCGGCGCGGCGGGGGAGGCGGCAAGGGCGGCGGCGGCAAGCGCGGATCCGGATCCGGCGGCCGCTCCGAGAAGGTCACCTCAGCCCGCCAGGCGCTGGAGGCCATCAAGAGCCTCACCGACGCCTGA